A part of Lacinutrix sp. 5H-3-7-4 genomic DNA contains:
- the lysM gene encoding peptidoglycan-binding protein LysM, with protein MGLFSFIKNAGAKVFGIGKTDKEEAAEAAAAELKEEAAAARKLEETIRDLDLQVDGLSIHIDDDAATISGMAQDQATKEKAILVVGNSIGIATVDDQMTVEHKEPEAQFHTVVSGDTLGKIAKKFYGNAMEYPTIFEANKPMLEHPDKIYPGQVLRIPTKE; from the coding sequence ATGGGATTATTTTCATTTATTAAAAATGCAGGCGCTAAAGTATTTGGCATAGGAAAAACAGATAAAGAAGAAGCTGCAGAAGCTGCTGCCGCAGAACTTAAAGAAGAAGCTGCTGCTGCTAGAAAACTAGAAGAAACAATTAGAGATCTAGACTTACAAGTTGATGGATTAAGCATACATATTGATGATGATGCCGCTACAATCTCTGGTATGGCTCAAGACCAAGCAACAAAAGAGAAAGCAATTTTAGTAGTAGGAAACAGTATTGGTATTGCTACTGTAGACGACCAAATGACGGTTGAGCATAAAGAACCAGAAGCTCAATTTCATACAGTTGTAAGTGGTGACACTTTAGGAAAAATCGCAAAGAAGTTTTATGGAAATGCTATGGAATACCCAACCATTTTTGAAGCTAATAAACCAATGCTTGAACACCCAGATAAAATTTACCCAGGTCAAGTATTACGTATTCCTACAAAAGAGTAA
- a CDS encoding NAD(P)H-dependent glycerol-3-phosphate dehydrogenase, whose amino-acid sequence MSKKLKFAVFGSGSWATAIVKMLCENEEKVGWYMRSIYTKEHLLKEQHNPSYLSSVEFHLEQLTITNDINEMVELADVLIFVIPSAFINDELKKLQLPLTNKIVVSAVKGIIPETGKLLGEHFHDNYNVPFENIGVIAGPCHAEEVALERLSYLTISCVDANKAQLIADALSSDYIKTKISDDVIGTEYAVMLKNVYAVAAGIAHGLGYGDNFQSVLMSNAIREMKRFIKKMHKMKRNINNSAYLGDLLVTGYSVFSRNRMFGNMIGKGYTVKSAQMEMNMVAEGYYATKSAYLLNEKNKKKTRLPIINAVHAVLYEGKDAKKVFKKLTDKLD is encoded by the coding sequence ATGTCTAAAAAATTAAAATTTGCTGTCTTTGGTTCTGGAAGTTGGGCTACAGCTATTGTAAAAATGCTGTGCGAAAACGAAGAGAAAGTAGGTTGGTATATGCGAAGCATTTATACTAAAGAGCATTTACTTAAAGAGCAACATAACCCAAGTTATTTAAGTTCGGTAGAATTTCATTTAGAGCAATTAACCATTACTAACGATATTAACGAAATGGTAGAACTTGCAGATGTTTTAATTTTTGTTATACCATCTGCCTTTATAAATGATGAATTAAAAAAACTACAATTACCATTAACCAATAAAATAGTAGTAAGTGCTGTTAAAGGTATAATACCAGAAACAGGTAAATTATTAGGAGAACATTTTCATGATAATTACAATGTCCCTTTTGAAAACATTGGTGTTATTGCCGGCCCATGTCACGCAGAGGAAGTTGCGCTTGAGCGTTTATCGTACCTTACAATATCATGTGTAGACGCTAATAAAGCGCAATTAATTGCAGATGCTTTATCAAGCGACTACATAAAAACTAAAATTAGTGACGATGTTATAGGCACAGAATATGCCGTAATGCTTAAAAACGTGTATGCTGTAGCAGCCGGAATTGCGCATGGTTTAGGTTACGGAGACAATTTCCAGAGTGTTTTAATGAGTAATGCTATACGTGAAATGAAGCGTTTTATTAAAAAAATGCATAAAATGAAACGTAACATTAACAACTCGGCTTATTTGGGAGATTTGCTAGTAACCGGTTATTCTGTATTTTCAAGAAACCGTATGTTTGGAAACATGATAGGTAAAGGTTACACCGTAAAATCTGCACAAATGGAAATGAATATGGTTGCCGAAGGATATTATGCCACAAAAAGCGCCTATTTATTAAACGAGAAAAACAAAAAGAAAACAAGATTACCTATAATAAATGCTGTTCACGCTGTACTTTACGAAGGTAAAGACGCCAAAAAGGTCTTTAAAAAACTAACCGATAAATTAGATTAA
- a CDS encoding phenylalanyl-tRNA synthetase subunit alpha, protein MKKDITIPEVKDIHVAVVQEEHIEYKTLDWNAYIINNSDQDLDTVIIVSQGYNDTKMTPPMRHTIAKLPARSYAKIEYLQTKVLALNNTFKITFFEGNTMYDKTYLFRKNTINDKALQRVPLMQLKGILVK, encoded by the coding sequence ATGAAAAAAGACATTACTATTCCTGAGGTAAAAGATATACATGTTGCTGTTGTACAGGAGGAACATATAGAATATAAAACTTTAGATTGGAATGCTTACATTATAAATAATAGCGATCAAGATTTAGATACTGTAATCATAGTGTCTCAAGGTTATAATGATACTAAAATGACACCACCAATGCGTCATACAATAGCTAAACTTCCAGCAAGAAGTTATGCTAAAATAGAATACTTGCAAACTAAGGTGCTAGCTTTAAATAATACTTTTAAAATTACTTTTTTTGAAGGTAATACAATGTACGATAAAACGTATTTGTTTAGAAAAAATACGATAAACGATAAGGCTTTGCAACGTGTACCATTAATGCAATTAAAAGGTATTTTGGTTAAGTAA
- a CDS encoding DUF6686 family protein, producing MCKGIEAINKTSKGELNFCRNCQQFHLEFNNIYFEFTPVEYKQFKKYVLLIESEFWERKYANANVRRKIPIPTLQENLVLMFNRQEVAELKALISNKKEAVFNSILNVDDIDYTFIIN from the coding sequence ATGTGTAAAGGAATAGAAGCGATTAATAAAACATCTAAAGGCGAATTAAATTTTTGTAGAAATTGCCAGCAGTTTCATTTAGAATTTAATAATATTTATTTTGAGTTTACGCCTGTAGAGTATAAACAGTTCAAAAAATACGTGTTGTTAATCGAGTCTGAGTTTTGGGAAAGAAAGTATGCAAATGCTAATGTTAGACGCAAAATTCCTATTCCAACATTACAAGAAAATTTAGTTTTAATGTTTAATAGGCAAGAAGTTGCAGAGCTTAAAGCTTTAATTAGTAATAAAAAAGAGGCTGTTTTTAATAGTATTTTAAATGTTGATGATATAGATTATACCTTTATTATTAATTAA
- a CDS encoding PepSY domain-containing protein: MIISIWRYSHLALAITSFVFVFLATITGIVLAFQPISEQIQPFKIDGIEQLNVEQTVATFKKQYPEIITIEVDANQFVSASVITKDGESLNGYFNPRTAAFLGEKPEVSNLFKFTTNLHRSLFLKGVGRFFVGLGSFLLFLIAFTGSILIIKRQSGIKKFFSKVINEDFAQYWHVILGRLSLIPIIIITLTGVYLSLLKFDIIEEKKEKHNINFETITEAEIKPETSVFETISLNNVETLEFPFSEDEEDYFILKLKNKELLVHQYSGKVLSEVKNPLVTFLSNWSLVLHTGKGSILWSVILLIACINILFFIYSGFKMTIDRRKKTVIPKNKFNKDNADIIILVGSETGSTYHLATAFFKGLLDKGNRVFISDLNSYTSYKSATQLIVLTSTYGEGEAPINAKKFLTLLQSVKQERLIRYAVVGFGSLQYPEYCKYAQLVDANLQVHSQFQPNMELFKIHNQSELEFKNWATKWNNIVASGLDVTNLKVSNKPRKEQVFTVVNKTDVNIDNTFLITLKPNKKLKFKSGDLLSVIPKKDKIERLYSIGKIDGNIVISVKKHEFGVCSNYFYNLKSNTQIKAVINHNPSFNLPKNIHNAVFIANGTGIGPFLGMMQHSKPITKHLFWGGRTQQSLSLYKNIVDSSLKSDTLTSFNVALSQDTSDKIYVQDILEKQHTIIAEVLKTKGVIMICGSIAMQNQVLEVLNTITTETLQQPLSVFEQNNQILTDCY, from the coding sequence ATGATCATTTCTATTTGGAGGTATAGTCACTTAGCATTAGCTATAACTTCTTTTGTATTTGTCTTTTTAGCCACAATTACAGGAATTGTACTCGCTTTTCAGCCAATTTCAGAGCAAATACAACCTTTTAAAATAGATGGTATAGAGCAGTTAAATGTAGAGCAAACCGTTGCTACATTTAAAAAACAATATCCAGAAATTATTACAATAGAAGTAGATGCAAATCAATTTGTATCTGCTTCTGTAATAACAAAAGACGGCGAATCTTTAAACGGTTATTTTAACCCTAGAACCGCTGCTTTTTTAGGCGAAAAACCCGAAGTATCAAACCTCTTTAAATTTACAACCAATTTACACCGCTCGTTATTTTTAAAAGGCGTTGGTCGTTTTTTTGTTGGCTTAGGTTCATTTTTATTATTTCTAATTGCATTTACAGGTTCCATTTTAATTATTAAGCGCCAAAGCGGCATTAAAAAGTTTTTCTCAAAAGTTATAAATGAAGATTTTGCCCAATACTGGCATGTTATATTAGGTCGATTATCTTTAATACCAATAATTATTATAACGCTTACAGGTGTCTACTTATCGTTATTAAAATTTGACATAATTGAAGAAAAAAAAGAAAAGCACAATATAAATTTTGAAACTATAACTGAAGCAGAAATAAAGCCTGAAACGTCTGTTTTTGAAACCATTAGTTTAAATAATGTTGAAACTTTAGAGTTTCCGTTTTCTGAAGATGAAGAAGATTATTTCATCTTAAAACTAAAAAATAAAGAACTTCTTGTACACCAATATTCTGGAAAAGTTTTAAGTGAAGTTAAAAACCCGCTAGTCACTTTTTTATCAAACTGGAGTTTAGTTTTACATACAGGAAAAGGCAGTATACTTTGGTCTGTTATATTATTAATAGCTTGTATAAACATTTTGTTTTTTATCTATTCTGGTTTTAAAATGACTATAGATAGGCGTAAAAAAACGGTAATCCCAAAAAATAAATTCAACAAGGATAATGCAGATATTATAATTCTTGTAGGATCAGAAACTGGTAGTACTTACCATTTGGCAACAGCCTTTTTTAAAGGTTTGTTAGATAAAGGTAATCGTGTTTTTATTTCAGATTTAAACAGTTATACTAGTTATAAAAGTGCCACGCAACTTATTGTGTTAACATCAACTTATGGCGAAGGTGAAGCTCCAATAAATGCTAAAAAGTTTTTAACGCTATTACAAAGTGTAAAGCAAGAGCGTTTAATACGTTATGCAGTTGTAGGTTTTGGCTCGCTACAATATCCAGAATACTGCAAATACGCACAATTAGTAGATGCTAATTTACAAGTGCATTCACAATTTCAACCCAATATGGAATTGTTTAAAATCCATAACCAATCAGAATTGGAATTTAAAAATTGGGCTACAAAATGGAATAATATTGTTGCTTCTGGTTTAGATGTAACCAATTTAAAAGTGTCTAATAAGCCAAGAAAAGAACAGGTTTTTACAGTTGTAAATAAAACCGATGTTAATATAGATAACACGTTTTTAATTACTTTAAAACCTAATAAAAAACTTAAATTTAAGTCTGGAGATTTACTATCTGTAATTCCTAAAAAGGATAAAATAGAAAGGCTTTATTCTATTGGTAAAATAGATGGTAATATTGTTATAAGTGTAAAAAAACATGAATTTGGTGTGTGCTCAAATTATTTTTATAATTTAAAAAGTAATACTCAAATAAAGGCAGTTATAAATCATAACCCAAGCTTTAATTTACCTAAAAATATACATAATGCAGTTTTTATAGCAAATGGCACAGGAATAGGACCGTTTTTGGGTATGATGCAACACTCTAAACCTATTACAAAGCATTTGTTTTGGGGAGGCAGAACACAGCAGTCGTTATCTCTTTATAAAAACATTGTAGATAGTAGTTTAAAAAGTGACACATTAACTAGTTTTAATGTGGCTTTATCTCAAGACACTAGCGATAAAATTTATGTACAGGATATTCTAGAAAAACAACACACTATTATAGCTGAAGTTTTAAAAACTAAAGGTGTAATAATGATTTGTGGTTCAATTGCTATGCAAAACCAAGTGTTAGAGGTTTTAAATACTATAACAACTGAAACACTACAACAACCGTTAAGCGTTTTTGAGCAAAACAATCAAATATTAACTGACTGTTATTAA
- a CDS encoding DUF2271 domain-containing protein: MKNFKLIFSLAILSLALFSFSTIAPSTKYKCMVQMTNYTGEGAYIAISLINPEGEYEKTLYVQGDDEEWYHDITQWWKFQGKVRTDIDALTGATISGGERAISVIEIEDSKIDSGYSIRFETAVEDQEYYTKDVEFLLTSESVKSKKEGTGFIRYIRLMPN, from the coding sequence ATGAAAAATTTTAAACTAATTTTTAGCCTGGCAATACTAAGTCTGGCCTTGTTTTCTTTTTCAACAATTGCGCCGTCAACTAAATACAAATGTATGGTGCAAATGACCAATTATACTGGCGAAGGCGCATACATTGCTATTTCATTAATTAATCCAGAAGGTGAGTACGAAAAAACACTTTATGTACAAGGTGATGATGAAGAATGGTATCATGATATTACACAATGGTGGAAATTTCAAGGTAAAGTTCGTACAGATATTGATGCTTTAACAGGCGCAACAATTTCTGGAGGTGAACGTGCCATTAGCGTTATAGAAATAGAAGACTCTAAAATAGATTCTGGTTACAGCATACGTTTTGAAACCGCTGTAGAAGATCAAGAATATTACACAAAAGATGTAGAGTTTTTACTAACATCAGAGAGTGTGAAAAGCAAAAAGGAAGGCACAGGATTTATTCGTTATATACGTTTAATGCCTAACTAA
- a CDS encoding ankyrin repeat domain-containing protein, with product MKNLITVAILFISIQITAQDNALLNRKFWSPTVSIEDVENAIAKGNNPSQLNNNSFDPMVYAILQSAPNDVLKFMLSQEGNDVNKLTHDGRTYIFWAAYAGNDTIMKYLISKGAKTDVLDDHGFTALNFAANAGQANTEVYNICLENGADLKNDVNHDGANALLLAAPSNFELVEYFQDKGLDIKSTDKNGNGIFNYVAKKANIEILKSLDEKGLKGNDQAFIFASQGTRGNTNGIDVYQYLENIGLNPDVKTNEGLTPLHNVASRSKDLKVIHYFIENGNNINAADKNGSTPFLNAVKSNSIEVIESLLSQVENIEQANKKGETALMLAVQNNSAEVVELLLSKEASIKAKDAKGNNLSYYLIESYSPRNENDFENKLQLLQNNGLEFTKPQDNGNTLIHLALDKNNAKFLKQIAQFEIDVNAVNKDGYTALHLAAMKATDVKLLKHLLAIGANKEAKTTFEETAFDLASENEILSKKDISINFLK from the coding sequence ATGAAAAATTTAATCACAGTAGCTATACTTTTTATAAGTATACAAATTACAGCACAAGACAACGCATTATTAAACCGAAAATTTTGGAGTCCAACTGTTTCTATTGAAGATGTAGAAAACGCAATTGCAAAAGGTAATAACCCATCGCAATTAAACAATAATAGCTTTGATCCTATGGTATATGCGATATTACAGTCGGCACCAAACGACGTTTTAAAGTTTATGTTATCTCAAGAAGGAAACGATGTAAATAAGTTAACACACGATGGTCGTACTTATATCTTTTGGGCAGCTTATGCAGGTAACGATACTATAATGAAATACCTTATTAGCAAAGGCGCAAAAACAGATGTATTAGATGACCATGGCTTTACAGCATTAAATTTTGCTGCAAATGCGGGACAAGCCAATACAGAGGTTTATAACATTTGTTTAGAAAATGGAGCTGATTTAAAAAATGATGTTAATCACGATGGAGCTAATGCATTATTATTAGCTGCGCCAAGTAATTTTGAATTAGTTGAGTATTTTCAAGATAAAGGCTTAGATATTAAGAGTACAGATAAAAATGGTAACGGTATTTTTAATTACGTCGCAAAAAAAGCAAACATTGAAATTTTAAAAAGCTTAGATGAAAAAGGCTTAAAAGGAAACGACCAAGCATTTATTTTTGCAAGTCAAGGTACACGAGGTAACACAAACGGTATTGATGTATATCAATATTTAGAAAATATTGGTTTAAATCCAGATGTAAAAACTAATGAAGGTCTTACACCATTACACAATGTTGCTTCAAGAAGCAAAGACCTTAAGGTAATTCACTATTTTATTGAAAACGGAAACAATATAAATGCTGCCGATAAAAACGGAAGCACACCATTTTTAAACGCTGTAAAAAGTAACTCGATTGAGGTAATAGAAAGCCTTTTAAGCCAAGTTGAAAATATTGAACAAGCCAATAAAAAAGGAGAAACAGCTTTAATGCTTGCTGTACAAAATAATAGTGCAGAAGTTGTAGAATTATTATTATCTAAGGAAGCTAGCATAAAAGCAAAAGATGCAAAAGGAAATAATTTATCTTATTATTTAATAGAGTCTTATAGTCCTAGAAATGAAAATGACTTTGAAAATAAATTACAACTTTTACAAAACAATGGTTTAGAATTTACTAAACCTCAAGATAATGGTAACACATTAATACATTTAGCTTTAGATAAAAATAACGCTAAGTTTTTAAAACAAATAGCACAGTTTGAAATAGATGTAAATGCAGTAAATAAAGATGGTTATACAGCATTACACTTAGCAGCAATGAAAGCTACAGATGTTAAATTATTAAAGCATTTATTAGCTATAGGTGCCAATAAAGAAGCTAAAACTACTTTTGAAGAAACTGCTTTTGATTTGGCTTCAGAAAATGAAATTTTATCTAAAAAAGACATTTCAATAAACTTTTTAAAATAA
- a CDS encoding DUF6607 family protein, translated as MKRLTILPLLLIVFSLSVTAQSKKKKDQEAIKSMCGCYEVTFNFTETFNYSQDSLYKPSETKIASGLEWAQLVEDSDNKISIQHLLQVGSPDAPHIVKHWRQDWLFENTDFYMFNGDNKWTYQSKPKKEVKNQWTQKVYQVDDSPRYEGSATWVHVDGKSFWENTTTAPLPRREYTKRSDYNVTVRGNRHEITKYGWLHDQDNEKVIRETGKDDVVLAKEKGYNTYVKVDDSRCKASQDWWKNSQEKWAKVRTKWDEVFARNQNLELHAKVDNKVLFKYLFDDENYATKEQINPLIESFIVK; from the coding sequence ATGAAAAGATTAACAATTTTACCATTATTATTAATAGTGTTTTCACTATCTGTAACAGCTCAAAGCAAAAAGAAAAAAGACCAAGAAGCGATAAAAAGCATGTGTGGTTGTTATGAGGTTACGTTTAATTTCACCGAAACATTTAACTATAGCCAAGACTCTTTATACAAACCATCAGAAACTAAGATAGCTTCTGGTTTAGAATGGGCTCAATTAGTAGAAGACAGTGATAATAAAATTTCAATTCAGCATTTATTACAGGTTGGTAGCCCAGATGCGCCACATATTGTTAAACACTGGAGACAAGATTGGTTATTTGAGAATACAGACTTTTATATGTTTAATGGAGATAATAAATGGACGTACCAATCTAAGCCTAAAAAAGAAGTTAAAAATCAATGGACACAAAAAGTATATCAAGTAGACGATAGTCCGCGTTACGAAGGTTCTGCAACATGGGTACATGTAGATGGAAAAAGCTTTTGGGAAAACACAACAACAGCACCATTACCAAGACGTGAGTACACAAAAAGAAGCGATTACAATGTAACAGTAAGAGGTAATAGACATGAGATTACTAAATACGGTTGGTTACATGACCAGGATAACGAAAAAGTTATTAGAGAAACAGGAAAAGATGATGTAGTTTTGGCAAAAGAAAAAGGGTACAATACTTATGTTAAAGTAGATGATAGTCGTTGTAAAGCATCTCAAGACTGGTGGAAAAATAGTCAAGAAAAATGGGCTAAAGTTCGTACTAAATGGGATGAGGTTTTTGCAAGAAACCAAAACCTAGAATTACACGCTAAAGTAGATAATAAAGTATTATTTAAATACTTATTTGATGACGAAAATTACGCAACAAAAGAACAAATAAACCCATTAATTGAAAGCTTTATAGTAAAATAA
- a CDS encoding TonB-dependent siderophore receptor, whose protein sequence is MIVKDSTSVTDLDEVVITGQYNPQSIKKSVHNVIVIDRKKIDQQAANNLADLLNFNLNLNIIPSASTGRSTISFFGLDAQYFNILVDNIPLVSDNGLGNNIDLTQINLDDIERIEIVEGAMGVDYGANAVSGVINIITKKTIDHDWQIQTFVQEETVSDEYAWFDEGRHIQALNIGHNFNDKWSAKIGFNRNQFAGFFNERQGEDYYFNDGLRGYDWLPKTQLTTKANLNYNTDNFKLFYKFEYFNEELNYYDAAVRANINVSNQTSNPSATDRVYTTNRFVNNLSLNGRLNSGANYNASLSYQTQKRDLNEYNYYIVTEEKSDETNEEYQSSDVFFSKGTINNLSNSENFNYQLGYETRFISGFDTQASGDVTQQDKTLKQNNFAAFSSSEINLTKKFSLRPGIRYEYNSKFKSKLLGSLSARYLLNKGYELRASIGSSYRTPNFEELYYYFVDSNHDVRGNENLNPETGFSAFLNLKKRSWFNNTSMTNNIKLSYINLEDKIELAIVNPTPLQYQYINIDAYRLVGFTSENVIKQNNWTFNLGATVQGISRVMNDEVNAENDFLYAFQLNTSATYLIEKWDTALTVLFKHNGKQQNYIAEGSDANGNSTFKKYNTDAYSWMDASIKKSFFKNKLQATVGVRNLLDVTSVDVNGASTTGVHSTNNSSLLLGYGRSYYLKLLYNLNF, encoded by the coding sequence ATGATTGTTAAAGATTCTACATCTGTAACAGATCTTGACGAAGTAGTTATTACAGGACAGTACAACCCTCAATCTATAAAGAAATCTGTACATAATGTAATTGTTATAGACAGAAAAAAAATTGATCAGCAAGCTGCAAATAATCTAGCAGACTTACTAAACTTTAACCTAAATTTAAACATTATTCCAAGTGCATCTACAGGTCGTTCTACAATTTCATTTTTTGGATTAGATGCTCAATATTTTAATATTTTGGTCGATAATATTCCTTTAGTTAGCGATAACGGATTAGGTAATAATATAGATTTAACACAAATAAATCTTGATGATATTGAGCGTATAGAAATAGTTGAAGGCGCTATGGGAGTAGATTATGGTGCCAATGCTGTATCTGGTGTAATTAATATAATTACCAAAAAAACTATTGACCACGATTGGCAAATACAAACTTTTGTACAAGAAGAAACAGTTAGCGATGAGTATGCCTGGTTTGACGAAGGAAGGCATATACAAGCTTTAAATATTGGTCATAATTTTAACGATAAATGGTCTGCTAAAATTGGTTTTAATCGCAATCAATTTGCTGGTTTTTTTAACGAAAGACAAGGTGAAGATTATTATTTTAATGATGGTTTACGTGGTTACGATTGGTTACCAAAAACACAACTTACAACTAAAGCAAACCTTAACTATAATACAGATAATTTTAAACTTTTTTACAAGTTTGAGTATTTTAATGAAGAGTTAAATTATTATGATGCTGCAGTAAGAGCAAATATTAATGTTTCTAACCAAACCAGTAATCCATCTGCTACAGATAGGGTTTACACTACAAATAGATTTGTAAATAATTTAAGTTTAAATGGTCGTTTAAATTCTGGAGCTAATTATAATGCTTCATTATCATACCAAACACAAAAAAGAGATTTAAACGAGTATAATTATTATATAGTTACCGAAGAAAAATCTGATGAAACCAATGAGGAGTACCAATCTAGTGATGTATTCTTCTCTAAAGGAACTATAAATAATCTTTCTAATAGTGAAAATTTTAACTACCAATTAGGTTACGAAACCAGATTTATATCCGGTTTTGATACGCAAGCATCTGGTGATGTTACACAACAAGACAAAACATTAAAACAGAATAATTTTGCAGCATTCTCTTCTTCTGAAATTAATTTAACTAAAAAATTCTCATTACGTCCAGGTATTAGATATGAGTATAATTCAAAATTCAAATCAAAACTACTAGGTTCATTAAGTGCTAGATATTTATTAAACAAAGGTTATGAGCTTCGTGCAAGTATTGGATCGTCTTACAGAACTCCAAATTTTGAAGAATTATACTACTACTTTGTAGATTCTAATCATGATGTTAGAGGAAATGAAAACTTAAATCCAGAAACAGGTTTTTCAGCATTTTTAAACCTAAAAAAACGCAGTTGGTTTAACAATACATCTATGACCAACAATATAAAATTAAGCTATATCAACTTAGAAGATAAAATTGAATTAGCCATTGTTAATCCAACACCATTACAATACCAATATATAAATATTGATGCCTATAGATTGGTTGGTTTTACTTCTGAAAACGTAATAAAGCAAAACAATTGGACCTTTAATTTAGGTGCTACAGTACAAGGTATTTCTAGAGTGATGAATGATGAAGTTAATGCCGAAAATGACTTTTTATACGCCTTTCAACTTAACACAAGCGCAACCTATTTAATTGAAAAATGGGATACCGCTTTAACTGTACTTTTTAAGCACAACGGAAAACAACAAAATTACATTGCAGAAGGCAGTGATGCTAACGGAAACAGCACCTTTAAAAAATACAATACCGATGCTTATAGCTGGATGGATGCTTCTATAAAAAAATCGTTTTTTAAAAATAAACTTCAAGCTACAGTAGGCGTTAGAAACCTTTTAGATGTTACTAGTGTAGATGTCAATGGCGCTTCTACAACTGGTGTACACAGCACAAATAACAGCAGCCTTTTATTAGGTTACGGACGATCATATTACCTAAAACTATTATATAATTTAAATTTTTAA
- a CDS encoding HmuY family protein has translation MKNKLFTLALCITALVFTNCSSDDDNNTTSQPLNIVIEGAAVAPTVGGPNQQNQVYVDLSTNTITSVQRDSWDLAFYSGTNFRVVINGSIYMATAQLTATDIDAVSSTDQEVQDLQPQVAVGTFDAANTAYVDAPNGDITTTAIAEIDATNANNHVYLVNLGYEVGTETPETGSVDITGDSRGWKKIKVTQNNGDYVLQYADLDATTHQEVTISKNTDYNFTFFSFDANSEVNIEPTKSEWDLNFTVFTNEIPGYGSYGYSDYVVNNAKQEASAYMIDTEVETELTYDNFTIDDINNDNFGTDQRAIGSSWRNGGGPGALPSLKDNVFYIINDTDGNLYKLKFLAITNEAGERGYPEFVYSLLQ, from the coding sequence ATGAAAAACAAACTTTTTACTTTAGCTCTATGTATAACTGCTTTAGTTTTTACTAATTGCAGCAGTGACGATGATAATAACACAACATCACAACCTTTAAATATAGTAATAGAAGGTGCTGCAGTAGCACCAACTGTTGGTGGACCAAATCAACAAAACCAAGTATATGTAGATTTAAGTACAAATACAATAACAAGCGTACAACGTGATTCTTGGGATTTAGCATTCTACTCTGGAACAAATTTTAGAGTTGTTATAAATGGCTCTATTTATATGGCTACAGCACAATTAACAGCTACAGATATTGATGCTGTATCTTCTACAGATCAAGAAGTACAAGATTTACAACCTCAAGTTGCTGTGGGAACATTTGATGCTGCAAACACTGCTTATGTTGATGCGCCAAATGGAGATATTACCACTACTGCAATTGCAGAAATTGATGCGACAAATGCAAACAACCACGTATACTTAGTTAACCTTGGATATGAAGTTGGAACAGAAACTCCAGAAACTGGATCTGTAGATATAACTGGAGACAGCAGAGGTTGGAAAAAAATTAAAGTAACACAAAACAATGGAGATTATGTATTACAATATGCAGATTTAGATGCTACAACACACCAAGAAGTTACTATCTCTAAAAATACAGATTACAATTTTACTTTTTTTAGCTTTGATGCTAACTCAGAAGTAAATATCGAACCAACAAAATCTGAATGGGATTTAAACTTTACTGTTTTTACAAATGAAATACCAGGTTATGGATCGTATGGTTATTCAGATTACGTAGTTAACAATGCAAAACAAGAAGCATCTGCCTATATGATTGATACAGAAGTTGAAACTGAATTAACTTACGACAACTTTACCATAGACGATATTAATAATGATAATTTTGGTACAGATCAACGCGCAATTGGAAGCAGCTGGAGAAATGGTGGCGGACCAGGCGCTTTACCGTCATTAAAAGACAATGTTTTTTATATTATTAACGATACAGATGGAAACTTATATAAATTAAAGTTTTTAGCAATAACAAACGAAGCTGGAGAACGTGGTTACCCAGAGTTTGTATATAGCTTATTACAATAA